The DNA sequence GCAGCACCTGAAAGTGAAGAAAATCATTTGATTTGAGGCACTATCACCAGCACAAGGTGATGCAACCAAGCTGGAATTCAAACCTCCTTCTCCACCGCCCACTTCTTCCAATCACCATGGACCAAGGCCAACGTCCCTTCCCCCATAGCCTCTTATAAATACCTCCATCAACCCCAAATTTCCTTCATGCCACTTCTCCAAGCCTCCTCTTGAGCATTGAGAGCCTTCTTCCTTTAGTAAGTCTAGAGTGAATCCGAAATGTGTGTTCTTGGGAATTCTTGTGTTGGGAGCTTTAGAGGGCCACGAAAATTGTACGTTTTCTAGCCCTAgatctttgttttcatgttatgttttgctTTTAATTGTTGAAGCGATTTTTGGTTGAGTTTAGAAAATGTTACCATGCTTAAATCAAAACTAAGTCTATTAAAGTTggattaagtgtttaaattgttttaagtgaGAATTTTAACTATGACATGTCTtaacatattttgatatgatttattaatatctTAGAATGATCATTGaaggtttgattttgagattagaagcatgtcatgataagttttaattctattttgaattgatcatcaaagcatgcATAGGTTTTGATTAAGTTTGTAATTAAGGCATGAAGTCTTGATTTTATTACCTTGActggaataaaatgcatttagaAAAAACCTTGTGATtgagataagaatgaaaatacatgatttGGATGAATTTTGAAGCATGCCTTTGTGATTTAGGCTAGAAGCATCATGCTTGATTAATTGATGATTAATGAAGATTAACGCTTTTATCCATGACTAAGTATTGGGATGAACCTGTTCACCTAAGATTAAGCTtttaacatgtcattaaggattataataattattttcagttaaagaaattgaatatgCATACATCCATAAGGGTCAATAATTGAAAGTACGCTTAGGTATCAATTAGAGTGCATGCCAAGGGTTGAGTGCATTTGGACtagtttcacttttatttttgggattcTAAGAGCATAGATGATTTTAgtgcatataatatatgaggTTTGTGAATTTTGGTAGAATAGAATTCGTttgcaaatagtgaaaaattaggGCTTTAGTgacaattttgaaaagtttaggggtatttttgtaaatatccatTTTTGAAACCATTTGATTATGAGCATCTTCCTTAAGTAGTTAATACCCTAACTCAGCATAACTTTGATTACAGCTGCTACGATTAACGCACATAGAAAATTTGTAAGTTGACATCTAACTTACAcattgataagttatttatgatttattgataaatgtcacattcatgttataattgtcattttgagcatgaaacatcatgttatatgatacattgaatACATGACCACTCACCTACATGACATAtgaaattttcaccattttagcatattgcatataaatgtcattttcacatgccCATAGGCTAGAAAgcagaattatcctagtggaacttttCTGTCTACTCcagagtgagtaaaaatggagtgatAACCCCTGAGTTGATGAAAAATAATCAACGGgtttcgaatgagttctttttaaagaacttcAGAGTgaagtcaaatgttatgacacctaacacTGATGGatgtatatgttatgatgttatgctgatgtcatgttatgttaccaatgcattgagaaagaGTTTGCAGACAatgtagtttcaacatgagttatactacggtcaccAGCAGGTACTCACAATACATATGGGGAACTGTAACTTTACCATACCTTATGATGTTAACGATATGATTAAATTTGACTTGCTATAAATGATGAAAcgttatgatgaaatgttatatttttggTAGTTAAAGTGAAAAAttgttctctgtaagaaaatgtgtctcagtttttctgaaaatgtcgAAGAATTTTGATGGGAGACATATACTGATTTTTCTGCATTGCacgcatttcatatttatcattcatcatgcataatttatctttgtgtatattggttgtctaacttactgagattttaagTAAATATCACCCCTTGTGAACCCACTATCATTCAATTctaaatgatagaagttgtgtcaagaCTCGACGAGGATGGACTAGATGGATTAATGGATCCAATTAACTAAAGAAGAGTTGGATCCGACAAAAGATTAGACCTCATCTTGATGTTTATAGCCCTAACCCTTCGTGCATTAGAACGCATGAAATAGTTGATTTAGCCATGAAGACttattattaagaataattGTACTAAGATTACACTACcttatgatttgaacttatgatggttatgaatgaaattgagatgttttagtttattctggcataagtacTTCTTAGTCACCTATTTTTCGCTATGATTATTACATACTGTTAGATGCAtttataggatgcattgcatattaactgtcatgaacgagaGTATGTAATTTTGTATTACATGTCTCGATTCTCTAAGTCTCCATTCCATCCTAAGCAGAGGTTGGAGGCGTCACAATGATAGCCCTGTCCATAAATAGTCTAGTTTAGAGTTTGATTTTTAGGAATTATGGATAAAGCCGAATCTGTGTTTGAAGGTTGATGAGGTAGAGTTGGGGGGCAATCATGATGAGAATGATTTGGTTATGAAGGAACTCCCTAATCTTTGATCAGAAGTTTAAGGACTTGAGGAGAGTGTTTGTAGCTACAAAACAAGGAATGGATGACTTCATTGCAGCACAATACCTACAACAAAAAAAAGCCCTTCAAGAAATACTGATAGATGCTTGATTAAATGGAAAGCAAGCTGGGATGCTGCACTAGATGTGTAGGCTAAGAAAGTGGGGATATGTGTTGCAATCATAGATCCGGGAGGGGACATTTTAGACTACTTATGTTCAAACATTGATTTTATTATGAAGCCTGTTATAGCTGAGGCTCTTGCTTTGACAAGAGCAATGGTTCTATGCCTAGAATTGGGACTGTCAAGTGTGATCCTCGAGGGTGATTCTAATATGGTAGTCAAGGTTACTAATAACAAAGAGGAGATTTGGGTAGATTATGGGAACCTGGTTGAGGATACAAGAAAATTGCTATTTGGTAATTCAAATTACATTGTAAATTCTACTTACAAAGAAGCTAACAACATAGCTTATATACTTGCTAAAttagatcttattttttctaaagaaaaattgTGGATAAAGGATGGACCTATACAAATATTGAGTTCTGTTTTgagtgaaaaatattgtaatggcTGAGGCCTTATttagttacacagatgagatgagatgagatgaaatgagatgatataagaaatttgtgaataatagtgagataattgtgaatagtaataaaatggtttgggttaagattttaatagaattttgggaaatgagagagaaaaagttgaataaaaaaattataaagttaaaagagggcTAGAAtggaatttttgttttgaaatttgaaaatgttgaattatttttgtgttttgtttagaagtttagaaaaattgtaatgattagataatgattaaatgaaaaagctgaaaatttaaaaatttaaaattgaaaaatatgtatatttgatgatgtttggatattgaaataaaataagatagaataggatgaaatgattttaaaaatttatgaaatcaaACCAGACCTGAATTTGTTGATATTCAATAAAGATACTATTATTTgcttaaaaaagaataagaataaaaataggAAGGAGAGCTGAATATCACACTTGTGACTTTATAGTAATTTtcctaaattaaaaattgaaatctaGGTATTAAATAGTgcttgtaatgattagataatgattaaataaaaaaatttaaaatttaaaaatttgaaatcgaaaaatatttgtatttgatgatttttagatattgaaataaaGTGAGatagaataaaatgaaataattttaaaaatttataaaatcaaacaatttgTTGATATTCAATAAAGAACTATTCTTTccttaaaaaagatttaaaaaaaaaaaaaataggaagggGAGCTGAATCTCACACTCGTGACTTTACAGTAATTTTCCCAAATTAAAAATCGAAATCTAGGTATTGAATAGTGCTTGACCCTTTTCGGAAAAAGACACATGTATATTGACTCCTCCACGCCTATTTTCTAGTGCAGGGTAGTCTGTACATGGAGGCTCTCTGGAATGACACATACGTTCCTCTTAACAGCAGTTGTCACTCACTCGCTCAAATGGACGATTCCTCCGTCATTCCCAAGAGTTCGTCGGACCCCACCACCAGCCTCACCATGGAGCCCGCCGCCAAGCGCCGCCACCTAACAAGTGAAACCAGTCTCTTCCGCGTCCTCTGCCCTACCACCAAAGCCGCATCTCTCACCGGTCTCATCCGCCACCTCCAAACCCTCACTGGCACCAAGATCCACATCAACTCATTTTCCAGCTCTTCCGTCGAAGACGAGTGCGTCATCCACATCATCTCCAACTCCAACAACCACAAAGATAGGGTTGGCACCGCCACTTgcgaggaggaggaggagaacaAGGAGGATGAGGAGGACAACGAGGGTTGCTCGCCAGCTCAGCAGGCGCTGCTGAGAATTTTCGACAGGATGGTGAGGGTGTCTGGTGATGAAAAGGAGAAATTGAAGGAGAGTGATCGGGAGTGGGATGGGTTGAATAGTGGTGACGTATTTAGTTGTAGGTTGCTGGCGGCGAGTAGTCAGGTAGGTTGCGTGCTAGGTAGGGGAGGCAAGATTGTGGAGAAGATACGACACGAGAGTGGGGCCCAAGTTAGGGTTTTATCCAAGGATCATCTTCCGCCCTGTGCGTCCGCGGGTGACGAGTTGATTCTGGTAACGTCAATGTTAATTGCTTAACTCTTGCGCCTGCTACTGTGGTTTATTTTTGAGTAATGCAATTTGCATCTGCCTATCATTTTAAATACTGGAAAGGTTTTCTTTGCAATGCTAGTTTTTTACTACAATATAACTAGACTAGCCTCAGCGTTAGCACGACTTCTAGTATTAACAATATAAGATTGGTTGTCCGTGTATATGTATGTACTCTACAATCGCAGTTACTGCATCTTGAATACTTTATTGAAGCCAATGCTCTTTGTAGTGAATGGCATTTCGTCCCCCTTATAAAAAAGGCTGGAGGTCGAGGGCACCAGTTCAATGACCAGCGCATCAGTTGCAATTATGATCAACAAGAAGATTTTAACCAAAAATATGCAATTGAACATTGGTCTTCATGTGAGGGACTaatcaattattattatgttttacttataaaaaaatgtgagggATTTGAAGTGCAACTTATGGCTTTGCTCATGACTGCTGAAGCAGGCCATTCATGGGATATTAGGGTTCTGATTTGAAGGATATTGACAAGGgtgtttgaattaattttttgtttttgtgatacTATAATGTAGATATTATTTGCTTGCAGGAGACTTGGCTGGTTTGGTTACGCAAAACcaacctatctcatctcatatataatcattacaactttttcaaaccgccacacaaaatataataaataattcaactttttcaaatccaaaaataaaaataatattataacaatattttattcaactttcaacaaaacatctcatcttatctcatttaaactgcgtaaccaaacgaggcctaagttgGATGTTGTTTCTAAAAGATGTTTTCAAAGGTTATGTGGCTGTCAACAATTTGATTGGTGTAACTTAGCCTTTAGAGGGGCTTCTGGTAGAATGTTTCATATGTGGATCTTATGGTGGTGTATAAAGTGGAGTATGTGGGGGAATATACAATGGCTTATTCTTTTATGAATGGTGAAGATGGTTTTTATTGGTGTTTGCTAGAGTTCACAGGTGGTCTAATTGTAATCACAAAAGAATATTACTATGGGAGGAGTTGGTTGGTTTGGGTAGTTGGTGGAATGTACTGTGAGTAACTTATGTGTTTCCCCAGTGAGAGATTGGGTGATGCTCACCTGTGTCTTGTCCTAGAGActttctttgattttatttttgagcaAGGGCTTTTGGGTATTCCCTTAGTTGGTGGAGCTCTTACATGGTCTAGCAATTGGGACTGGGGATCTTGGTCGAGAATCAATAGATTTCTAGTTTCCCTAGATTGGGAGGCTCATTATCCAAATTTGAGTAAACAAAGGTTTGTCCAACATTGCTAGGATTATTTCTCCCTTCTTTTGGGTTTCGGCGACATTCATGATGGTGGAagatatttcaagtttgagaatgtGGCTAGGAATGGAAGGTTTAATTGACAATATTAGAAATTGGTTGTGATGCCCCCCgaccccgcttgggattggacggagaTTGAAGCATTGAGACATGTAACTCAAGGTCACACACCCCTCATTCATGACagttaacatgcaatgcacctagtatGTTTCTAGTAGTATGTAATAATCGCAGCGGAAGAAAttcatttctaaataaagtTTGAGCAATTTAATATGGTACCAAATAAAACATCTATATCTCCCAAAATACTTGTTCAAAGATCTCCCAAATACAAAATGAGGGTTTTAAACCACAACCCTTGTGATTTCAAAATccaagtataaaaaaaaaaaaaaaaaaaaatcatattattccttaacataaattgaaaaatgtccTATTTTCCTTTGTCCTTTTTCAGAATCTTCTGCAAGTCCTCAAAAGCATTAGTACTAATGAAATTCTTAGCAGACTTGAGCCGCTCCACTAGCTTTGGTTCTGCAGAAAGCTTAGGGCTCTGTGGGGCTTCCTTAGTTTTCAAGAGTTCCTCTCGCTTGCGCTTACCCATTGCTTTCTACCAagcctgtcacaacttctactattctggggaggaatggtagtgaaaactaccatggtgagatttcaagaaatctcaccAAGTTAAACATGCATAAGGTAAGCCATGAGTATACATGTACTTTGAACAAAACGTATTTTCGTCCCATATGCAAACTTTTTCGAAAATCATTGACCTTGTAACCATGTATCAATGTAACAAAGTAACCATGTAACAAAATATCATCTTTTCGTTTCTTATAACCACTTAACAAACTTATTCCATATAACAATATGGGTGGACACCTCACGACTACCTGTAGGAATCTTGGGCTTCCTGCTAGTTTCCGCATCAAATTGCCAGCCCTCTTGATTGGGTATGAGTACGTCTGAGTCCATATGATACGGTAGTTCGCAATTTGCCTTCACTTTACTTTACAATGTGTTGCACCCACTAGCATCAGGTGCGGCTGCTTCCCTCCgaaattctttaaaaagaatccattcaaagttcgttgactgtactttgtcaattcaggggttaccactccaatttaagcactccagagtggacagagaagTTCCACTAAGATATTCTCTCATTTTAGCATTGGGGTTGTgacaaaatcatttcttttaattcacAACCCGAAAACATGTGACGTGACCATGCAACTTTCATGCAACAATGCCATGTACTTATGTCATATACAAAGAGTGCATCACATGCATGGcttgaaagaattagaacatAAAACATATACTTGTGTACAACATGTGAGAGTTCAACAAAGCATAtaccatttttcaaaactccaaACATGTCATTTGAACCAACCATTTAACAAGCAACATTTGAACATGGCATGCACGTATAGGATATGAATAAATCATGGCATGTAACAAGTAGCAATTCAATAATCCGATTTGAGTAACTAAAATGTAGAGTTTACACGTAAACATAAATACATAATCCAAGAGTGAGTaagaggctaacttacaaatTTTCCAAAGATTTTCTAATAAGCAAgaactacttataaaaaaaaaagtgtattcaAACTATTAGATTCTGGATAACAAACATCAATCCAAAAATGTGTGTCGTAGATTAGGGTTTATGCTCTTAACCCTAATTGGCTATATGCTCTTCTTGTGACTTGTATAACTCATATAAACATGGTTTGAGGAACACAAGTTTGTGTGTAAGACAAGTGTGGTTTCACTTGACAAACCCCTAATGGCCGAAAATGAATGCCACTCTAGATTAAGCTTTTTACAACAATGACTAAGTAGAACTTTACACGAAACCCTAGTAAGGGCGAAACATCTCTTGCCCCTACAAAGACCACttccttttttccattttgccATTGATGATTTGGGTCCCTTTAGAGAAAACCCCAGACAACCTATACTTAAGGAACTTAAGGAAAAACAATGCATGGTTGCCAAATGGCATGAAGTGGGCATGTGGTTCTTGCCATACCTAAAATCCTTCTTGTTCTCTTTCATcaaagattcttctagaagctATCATGAGTGGTGTGTAGCTCTTCCCCAAACCGATCcccctcttcatcttcttcatcattacTCATTCTAGAAACTTTTAACCCTATGCATCTGTGATAAGTGGCCATGTGAAAGTTGGCTTCCATGGGGTTGGGCGTGTACTCTAGTAAACCGAAACCTAagtcttttcttcttcatgtaTCTTCTTCTGGAAGTCTTCTTGCATGTTTGCCAAGTGGCACTTCCTCCTTGTGAACCGAATCTCCCATCCTTACAGATCAAATGATTACATCTTAGGGAAACTCAAGGGTCTTCTAACGAAAGGGCGCCTCTCActcattcccaaaccctagTTTGGGCTTCCAAAACCCTATGGGGCCGAAAATTAGCTAGGTGTTGGACCTATCCTTGGCCTTGAGCGCCTATTGCACCAACACAAAACATAGTCTAAGTCAATTCTCACACTCTAAGCCTTCTCAAACCATTGGGCTTAAGTCCATCTAGATTAAAGTAGAAAATGAAAGTAAGGACCTAGCTTCGACCAGGTTGTCACATGTTGTCATATTTCCAATTGCAAGGACCCGCAAGTTACATATTGGCCCGAACTTAAGGCCATAAAAGGAGATCTAACACAATGGAACAAACCAATTTGCAGGAATGTTGAATAGGTAGTCTTTAATGGATGAGTTTCAAGCTATTAATAGAttccaaatatgtatatttgtaGGTTCGTTGGTGTTCTAACAATGTCCAAGAGTTTCATGGGGGTGGATTATTAAAGAATATAAAGGTTGGAGGAAGTATTCTATTATATTAGATTTCAGGTGGGAGAGGAATCCATGATTAGATTTGGGTATGGTGGTGTGATAATATGGCCCTCAAGGAAGTTTTTCAGATGTCAGTGTTTCTTGTGCCATGCTTTAGTGGCAGACAATTTGAATGTTGTTAGTGTTTTTGCTAATTACCTTTATTGGAGTGGCTCAAGATTAGGAGGTGGGtgcttttatttaattttttaacgatTTGTATTCCACTAGATTTAGACGAGGGACAAAGAGATTGTTTGAACCCTGTCCAAAATACGGATGTTCAGTGCTCGTTTCCTGTATAATATCTTTGTTCTTCATGATAATAATtcatttccttggaagagtatttgaCGGAAAAGGTACCCTTGAGAGTTGCACCCTTTTATTGGATAGCCGTCTAATGATGATCCTCATTGTAGATAATTTAAGGAGGAGGCACATTGTTGTGTTTGATTCGTGTTGCATGTGTGAGAGGAGTGGGAGTATGTGGATCATCTTTTgcttcattgtgagattgcgaGTGCACTATGGAGTGACTTCTTCAATTGGGTTGGATTGCCTTGGGTCATGCCCAAAAGAATTGTGGCTCTTTTTTATTTGTGGAGAGGATTAGGTGGCAGCCTGCAAAATCAAAGTATTGTGGAAGATGGTTTCTACTTGCCTGAGTTAGTGGATTTGGAATGGAAGGAAGGATAGAATCTTTCAGAACTGCAGGTGGACTCGGGAGGAGcacaaattgatttttattatttttttttttaatttttacattggGCTGCTTTCATTGGTTTTAATGGACTAAATTTGCGTGATTGTCTTGTATTGTTTTTCCTCACAGATAGGTTATACTTCCCTAGCATGTGGGTTGCGCCATTTGcactttttaataaatatttcatacttatatataaaaaagaatatgcaaGGTAACGAATTAAATCCTTCAGTGTGGATTGCTATagttaatttattgtttttgagATTTGCTTACCAAGTGCTATTAATACAAGTGTGGGCAAGaccttattattttcttatatatgtaaCTTATTCCCTTCCCAGCTTTTTGTCACtttcaaagaaagaaaggaaacagATATAATTTCCATTTTTCAATCCGAGTGTACTGAACAAGGTGCCCTTTTTAATTTAGAAAGCTACCAATAGAGTTTGTAGCCTTGCCTTCATACACCATCGAACCTTTATCACTGATGTTGATATACTTATGTGCTTCTTTAAAATGCAATATATCTTGCAATAATACtcaagttgtttttcttttaactgtGTTAATCTTTTGTGTTCTCTttacttcttaaaaaaaaatcttttgtgttctctcattttttttgtgtgtatgtTGCACTTCCAATGTTTTATTATGATGATATGCAGATATCAGGAAACTTCTCAGCTGTAAAGAAAGCACTCCTGTCTGTTTCTAGCTGTCTTCAGGATAACCCTAGGGTTGACACAACCAACTCTGGTTCTACTAAACCTTCACTGGGTGTGCTATACGGAACTTCCCTGCTACCACATGTTGACCCTTTTCCTCAGCGGGGTTTTTCATCTAGCCTTCGTGCTGGAGATTATCATTTGAGGGGTTATTATTCATTTTCGGGACCTGAAAATACTGGTGCTGGTAACAGAATGTTTCTTGAAGAAGAGGtgatatttaaattgttatGCCAACTTGAGAAAGTTGGTAGTCTAATTGGGAAAGGTGGCTGTATAATAAGGGCTTTGCAAAGTGAAACTGGTGCATCTATCAAGATCGCTGATGCTGCTTGTGATTCGGATGAACGGGTTGTTGTGATATCAGCACGAGAGGCATGAGAACTCAAACGTCTTTGAATTGTaattcttttactattttttggagagatatatagtttttttgAATATGATGTGGGAGTTCTCTGGTTTAGATTACTCATGCAATAAATGTGGGTTTATCACATCTTCTTTATAATGTCATATGTTCCGTGAATCAGGATATACGAACAGTAGACCCTTTCTAGCAAAGCACACTTGTACAAAGTTAGATCAGGGTCATTGACCATTAAATCTATTTCTCAATAAAAGTTCTTTAAAAACATTATGGAATTTGGAGAAACAGTTATCTATTCATAGTGGTAGTGGTACCTATTAGGTGCAATAATGCTTTTTGGGGCAGATATAAGAAGCCTAAGGAGAGATATATGCCCTTTTCATTGTGGCCGGTTGTGGAACTATTTAAGTGGTATGGATGTATAATCAATTTGACCACCTAGATCCCGTGAATAAAGTTCAAATGATAACAACTACTATCTTAACTAGTTGGCTTTAATGACCCACTAACTTCTTTTCTGGATCTCAAATGGGAGTAAAATTTAGATCCACACAACCGTGTTAGCAGAAGCCAATGGTCCTTGGACCGAGTGGCATCTTTGCTTGTTGTATTTACAAAACTAAGAAAGATAATGACCTGGAATATTCATCATTGACATTTGGAGTGATGATGTAGAATTTTCTTTATAGAATTTTATAGGGATtgaattcttttgttttctcaaatgatatttttttacttgCAGAATTCTGAGCAGAAACATTCTCCAGCACAGGAAGCTGTTATTCAAGTGCATTGTAGAATTGCACAAATTGGATTTGAACCTGGTGCTGCTGTTGTTGCTAGGCTTCTTGTACATTCGCAGCAGATAGGTTGTTTACTGGGGAAAGGAGGTTTCATTATCAATGAAATGAGAAGAGCTACTGGTGCTAGTATACGTATTTTTCCAAAGGAACAGGTTCCAAAGTGTGGTTATCCAAATGATGAAGTTGTACAGGTAATATATTCTTTCCAGCATGAGTGTACTACTGCACATGCAAGCTATTCGTTCTTTCATTCATTGAGTCATAAATGTCATGCTTATTCATCCTGAAATATCTGCTTTAGGATCTCTCTTGAACAAGATGGGAGCATTGGAACCAAAATTAACGATTCGTGACATTTTTCACATACTTTGTTACTGGTGACTAgttgcaaacaaaaaaaaaaaattgtgtggcGTGTATaccttttattataaaacatatGAGGTGCAATATGTTCCCTTTCTAAAGACTCAATAAGCTGGCAAATGATGGATAGGCATATTATGATTTTCTCAATGCTCTTCACATGTACTTTGATAAAGAGCCCAAAGCTTATAAAAAGAATGGCCCAAAGCTAGTAGCTGCTTGATTTTTGAGCCGGTTGTTTGGTTGACTTTTAGGTGAGTTAAAAATCATCCAGCCTGTATTTAAACATTGCCTGCCTGTTCTTGTTATAGATGATAGCAAAATTTAAGTCTACTAATTTGATACTGATTGGAAATTTGGTTCGGCGTGAAGAAAAAACTTTGGTTTGGTGCAGTTTAAGCTGTTTATACCATCTcacatttgtttttaattggtaaacaaatttttattgataaaaagagtaggcataaacccaagtatacgggacatatacaagagcaatgcaTAGGCGTGCTACTTTAGAcatacaaggaattcatgaaatgTCATGCCAtggaaatcaattacaatcgcccaatgaagtaaagtattgaaaaaaaaaaaattctaagctcatccatcgATCGCTCTTggtcttcaaagcttcttgcattccgctccctccaaatgcaccaacatAAACATATTGGTATCATCTTtcatatggatgcaatttgagagttgcctCAAATACCTCTCCAAGAAACTAGAAGGTCACATACCCTttttggcatcacccaagctaaccCCAATCGAGGAAAGACTTCATTTCACAAGGTCATgacaatctcacaatgtagtaatagGTGGTTAACGGACTCTCTGCTCTTCTTGCACATATAGCAGCAgtccataactataatatgacgtttcctcaagttgtccATAGTGAGTATCTTTCCCGAAGAAGccgtccatacaaaaaatgttGCCTTTAGAGGTGCATTTGTCTTCCAgatactcttccatgggaacggATCTGTGTTGTGCATGGTCATGGTTTGGTAGAAAGAGCGGGCCGTGAATATTCCCTTCTTAGAGGGGCACCAATAGATCTTGTCTTCATCTCCCCCCGACAAACGAGTGGAGTACACAAGGTCAAAGAACGCTGAAAAGTCATCCATTTTCCAGTCTAGTGCATCTCTAAGGAAAGTAATATTCCATTGGGGAAGGCCAttggagatgataaataaatccGCAATCGATgcttctttccttcttgctaAGCCATAAACTTGTGGAAAAACTTTCTTGAGTGCCCGATTGCCGCACCATACATCATGctaaaattttccttcaatCCGTTTCCAACATTGAAGCGAGTATGTGTTGCATATGTCCcaccctcttcttatatgtttccatagccccactccatgaggcc is a window from the Juglans regia cultivar Chandler chromosome 7, Walnut 2.0, whole genome shotgun sequence genome containing:
- the LOC108990782 gene encoding KH domain-containing protein HEN4 isoform X3, whose product is MEALWNDTYVPLNSSCHSLAQMDDSSVIPKSSSDPTTSLTMEPAAKRRHLTSETSLFRVLCPTTKAASLTGLIRHLQTLTGTKIHINSFSSSSVEDECVIHIISNSNNHKDRVGTATCEEEEENKEDEEDNEGCSPAQQALLRIFDRMVRVSGDEKEKLKESDREWDGLNSGDVFSCRLLAASSQVGCVLGRGGKIVEKIRHESGAQVRVLSKDHLPPCASAGDELILISGNFSAVKKALLSVSSCLQDNPRVDTTNSGSTKPSLGVLYGTSLLPHVDPFPQRGFSSSLRAGDYHLRGYYSFSGPENTGAGNRMFLEEEVIFKLLCQLEKVGSLIGKGGCIIRALQSETGASIKIADAACDSDERVVVISARENSEQKHSPAQEAVIQVHCRIAQIGFEPGAAVVARLLVHSQQIGCLLGKGGFIINEMRRATGASIRIFPKEQVPKCGYPNDEVVQVIGSFQSVQDALFHITSRLRETILPMNPLSPNFGAPPYLPRFPEMPPFFRPRHNPASPHRSGPSNMDRVPYPCGSERPGHCSTLDRPSSSPRTWNPQTVSSGNHRGTSDVFGLASKNGPLRSSGSQAPIATSTNIEITIPETCLGHVRGENNSHLTQIQQSSGAKVLINDLKPGATEGVVLVSGTPKQTHAAQSLIQAFIFCGQTPP
- the LOC108990782 gene encoding KH domain-containing protein HEN4 isoform X1, with amino-acid sequence MEALWNDTYVPLNSSCHSLAQMDDSSVIPKSSSDPTTSLTMEPAAKRRHLTSETSLFRVLCPTTKAASLTGLIRHLQTLTGTKIHINSFSSSSVEDECVIHIISNSNNHKDRVGTATCEEEEENKEDEEDNEGCSPAQQALLRIFDRMVRVSGDEKEKLKESDREWDGLNSGDVFSCRLLAASSQVGCVLGRGGKIVEKIRHESGAQVRVLSKDHLPPCASAGDELILISGNFSAVKKALLSVSSCLQDNPRVDTTNSGSTKPSLGVLYGTSLLPHVDPFPQRGFSSSLRAGDYHLRGYYSFSGPENTGAGNRMFLEEEVIFKLLCQLEKVGSLIGKGGCIIRALQSETGASIKIADAACDSDERVVVISARENSEQKHSPAQEAVIQVHCRIAQIGFEPGAAVVARLLVHSQQIGCLLGKGGFIINEMRRATGASIRIFPKEQVPKCGYPNDEVVQVIGSFQSVQDALFHITSRLRETILPMNPLSPNFGAPPYLPRFPEMPPFFRPRHNPASPRNYPSPVGHSHGHDRSAFPSQPPDYPSSFSHGTDRSGPSNMDRVPYPCGSERPGHCSTLDRPSSSPRTWNPQTVSSGNHRGTSDVFGLASKNGPLRSSGSQAPIATSTNIEITIPETCLGHVRGENNSHLTQIQQSSGAKVLINDLKPGATEGVVLVSGTPKQTHAAQSLIQAFIFCGQTPP
- the LOC108990782 gene encoding KH domain-containing protein HEN4 isoform X2 is translated as MEALWNDTYVPLNSSCHSLAQMDDSSVIPKSSSDPTTSLTMEPAAKRRHLTSETSLFRVLCPTTKAASLTGLIRHLQTLTGTKIHINSFSSSSVEDECVIHIISNSNNHKDRVGTATCEEEEENKEDEEDNEGCSPAQQALLRIFDRMVRVSGDEKEKLKESDREWDGLNSGDVFSCRLLAASSQVGCVLGRGGKIVEKIRHESGAQVRVLSKDHLPPCASAGDELILISGNFSAVKKALLSVSSCLQDNPRVDTTNSGSTKPSLGVLYGTSLLPHVDPFPQRGFSSSLRAGDYHLRGYYSFSGPENTGAGNRMFLEEEVIFKLLCQLEKVGSLIGKGGCIIRALQSETGASIKIADAACDSDERVVVISARENSEQKHSPAQEAVIQVHCRIAQIGFEPGAAVVARLLVHSQQIGCLLGKGGFIINEMRRATGASIRIFPKEQVPKCGYPNDEVVQVIGSFQSVQDALFHITSRLRETILPMNPLSPNFGAPPYLPRFPEMPPFFRPRHNPASPRNYPSPVGHSHGHDRSAFPSQPPDYPSSFSHGTDRSGPSNMDRVPYPCGSERPGHCSTLDRPSSSPRTWNPQTVSSGNHRGTSDVFGLASKNGPLRSGSQAPIATSTNIEITIPETCLGHVRGENNSHLTQIQQSSGAKVLINDLKPGATEGVVLVSGTPKQTHAAQSLIQAFIFCGQTPP